In Leucobacter denitrificans, the genomic window TGGTGAGAGATCTAATAGGGTTTCGCAGATTTCGTCGGTGTGTTGTCCGAGCATCGGCGCCGACGTGGTTGGCTGCACCTCAGTGTGGCGAAACTTAAACGGTTGGCCGTTGTACAGTGTTTCGCCCATCTCGGGGTGCTCGAGCACGCGCCAGTGTTCCCGGTACCGCAGCTGCTTATCGACAATGACCTCCGCTGGGGAGAGCACCGGTGCGGAGGGAACATTACGCGCCTGCAGTTCTGCGACGAGCTGATGGTTGGAGCGCGAGGCAACAGCCTGGGCAAGTGCAGTACTGTCAGCATCAGGGGTGAGTTCGGGATCGAGCTGCAGGACCTCGAGCACGCTCGACCATTCGGCCGTAGTAGGGGCCGTGATTGAGATCCAATTGTCGTCGCCCGACGTTGGGAGTACATCCTGCCAGACGAATCCCTCATCCTTGTTGCCGAGTGGCCCCCGATCATTACCGTTAACTGTCCAGTCGAGGAACTCGGGGCCGAGTGTGACGAGCATCGCCTCAGTTTGCGCCATGTCGATCTGCTGGCCCTGCCCGGTGAGGCGGCTGCTCCGGAGTGCTGCGAGCATTGCGAACGCGGCGTGCCCCGGGTTCGGAATATGGTCGGGGTAGTTGGTGCCCGTTCCCGTAGGAATCTCACCAGGGTTGCCACTGAGGTGGTGGAATCCGGTAATTGCGCTCATCATCGCGCCGTACCCTCGTGCATTGCGTTCGGGCCCCGAGTCGCCGTTCATCGACATTGACAGATATATGACTCGGGGGTTCACGTTGGCGACGGCTTCGTATCCGAGACCGAGCCGATCCATCACACCGGCGGAAAAGTTGTTGCAGACAATGTCGGCTTGCTCGATGAGCTTGAGTGCGATCTCAACGGCGCCAGGCTCCTTGAGGTTCAGAAGCATACTTCGCTTGCTCGTGTTCCGGTCAGCGAAGTATCCGCTCCGATTGACGCCGCTCTCGCCGCCGGCAAATGGGGGGCTGAGACGGATTCCGTCGATCTTTTTCGTGCTCTCGATCTTGATGACCTCAGCACCGAGGTCAGCGAGAATCTTTGTGGCGTATGAACCAGCACCGACCCAGCTGAAGTCGATGACGCGAACCCCGTTGAGTGGGCGTTTCATGCGTAGTTTCCTCTTCCTTGTGCGGTGGCAACAGATGTCGCGTCGGCTCCCAGTTCGCTAAGAATTACGTCTGAGTCTTGCCCGACCTGAGGTGCGTGGCCGCCGGATTGCCAGGGAGTGCCGAGTAGCCGGTATGGGGCGCCTGGTGCGTCAACCAGAGCCTCGCCAATGCGCATCTCTGTGAAGAACTCACGAGCCAGCAGCTGCAACGACTCATGTACCTCTGCCAAGGTTTTCACCGGTGAAAGTGGAACATTCCACTTGATGGCAGCTTCGAGCAGTTCGGCCTTTGTGTGCCGTTCGGAATACTGGGTAAAGATCTCCCAGAAGAGATCCTTCCCCTCGTCACTCTCGACAAAGCTACGTTCCCACCAACGCTGCTCTTCGAGGAGCGCAGCGTTCGGTACACCAGCATCTTGCATCCACTCAGTGAAATTGCCCCAGAACCGATTGCCGCCAATACCACCTGCAATGAGGAACACGTATCCGTCAGCACAGGGAAATACGCCAAAGCCGGCCTGTTTCTGCTTGCCTCCGTGCCGGCGACGATTGTGTCCCTCGAGGTCGTAGAACTGGATCGCGTTCTCGAGTCCGAGTGACACACATTCTTGAACGGACACATCGATGACTTCACCCGCGCCTCCGTTCTCAGAGACGAGTGCGGCCATTGAAGCAACGGCACCAAAGAGGCTGCCAGCACGGAACGATTGGTGGCCGGCCGCTTGTACGGGAGCGCCGTCGTCGTATCCTCCGAGCCAGAGCATTCCACCAAATGCCATGCATGTTGCATCGGTGGCCACGTAATTGGAGTACGGACCTGCAAGCCCAAATGGAGTGATCGCCGTGACAGTGAGGTTCGGGAACTGTGTGTGGAGCTCGTCGTAGCCGAAGCCTTGAGCCTCAAGATCGTGCTGGGTGCGGTCATCGAGAAGGAGATCAGCCGACTTTGCGAGACGGGTAAAGGTCTCACGGCCTTCGGGGGTTCCGAGATTTACCTCGATGGATCGTTTGTCACAATTGTCGTACGCGAACCGGAGGCTCTCGCCCGTCGATTGAGCGAGTGGTGGCGCCGCGCGGTAGCTCGATCCACCGGGGGGCTCAACGAGAATAACGTTCGCGCCCAGTTGAGCAAACATGCGGCCGCAGTAATTTGCGATTTCACCACCGAGATCGAGCACTGTGATTCCGTGCAACGCACCGCCAGGATTTGGGTGCTGGGTGGTCATGAATGGCTCCGATCGCGTACGCTTCGTCTTTGAGTAACTATATTATATATAATACAGAAGAACAATGTTTTGCTTCTGACGTGCTACGCATCGCCAGAATGGGGGCGATTGCTGGGCTACCGGCCCGTGAAGTTTGGTGTGCGCTTCTCTCCGAACGCCTTGCGTCCCTCCGCGCGATCCTCGGTGTCTCGGAGCAGCCCGAACGCGTACCGCTCAGCAGCAATACCAGCGTCGAGCGGCATCTCAAGCGCCTGACTCACGAGTTTCTTGGCTGCAGCGACGGCCAGTGGCCCGTTCTGCGCGATCCGCTCAGCAAGTTCGCGTGCGCGAGTCTGCAGTTCAGAAAAGGGCACTACCTCTTGGACTAGTCCAATGCGCAGAGCCTCATCGGCTGAAACACGATCACCGGTGAGGATTAGCTTCAATGCCTGAGGGACGCCGACAACGCGGGGGAGAAGTTGGGTGCCAGCGCTTCCTGGGATACTTCCAATCCGGGTTTCGGGGAGTCCAAAACTTGCGTTCTCGGAGGCGATGCGGATATCAGCGCGGAGTGCGATCTCAAGGCCCCCGCCGAGCGCATACCCGTTGATTGCGCAGATCACCGGCTTGTTGGTGGGGAAGCCCGAGAGAAGGTGGTCACTCTGGCCACCAAACTCCTCGACGGCCATGTTGTTCGGTACACCCGCTGTCTTCTTGAGATCCACACCGGTGCAGAATGAGCGCTCGCCAGCCCCAGTAATGATGGCGACGCGAATCGCCGGGTCGGAGGAAATTGTCGCGTACGCCTCGCGTAGCTCCCTGCGCGTTTCGGCATCGATGGCGTTGAGTGCATCTGGACGGTCGAGCGTGACCTGGGCGACGCCGCCTTCAATTGAGAGGTGGACAGTCATATCATGCTCCTTTGCCTGCGGGATATTCTATAAAGTATAGACAATACAGCATCCTATACCTTCCGATATGCTTGCCGCATGAATGAACTTGACTCCGATGGTGGAGTAAACCAGTCCACATCCTTTGAACGACCACTGAGTAAAACTGAGTACGTCCTACAGCGACTGCGCCAAGAACTTGTCGACGGTACGATCCAGCCCGGCACGCAGATTCGCCAAGGAGACATCAGTGCTCGTTACGGCGTCAGTGCGACTCCCGTGCGTGAAGCGCTGCGTCGCCTTGAGGCCGAAGGGCACGTGAGCTACTCGCCACACCGCGGTGCGACCGTGAACACCATGCCCGAAGAAGACTTGTATGCGCTGTACCGGTTCCGTATCGAGGTCGAGAAGTTGCTCGCATCGCTCGCTGTTGAGCGTGCTGACGCTGACGCGATTGCACTCGCCAAGCAGAAGCACGCGGACCTCAAGGATGCGGCAAAGTCGGGACAAAGCGCAGAGCGGCTTTCTCAGCTCAACCGTGAGTTCCATCTCGCAGTAATGCGAGCCGGTGCCCCATATATAGCGGATCGCGTAGTGCGCCCACTCTGGAAAACGGTGATTCCAACTTCGCAGAGCCAGTGGGATCGCGACGACTCGGTGAAAGAGTTCCTCCACGCGCACGATGAGATCATGCTTGCGCTCGAAGGCGGTGACGCCGAGAAGGCTGGCGAGCTTATGGGCAAGCACGTGCTCGAGGCCTACAAGGAGCGCCTCGCACGCATTCGCAAAGACTAATCCGGCGATAATTTCACTCAAAGATAGGTCAGCCAGCGACGCCTTGATATAAGATATATAATCCTTAGTACATTTTATATGTTAAGTTTTATGGAGCAACGCTAAGTGGCGTTGGTCAATCTATGGAGGCGAAATGAGTGAGAAGTACGACGTCGTGGTCGTAGGCGGAGCAAGCGCAGGCTATGCAGCAGCAGTCGCTGCGAGTCATGCGGGCGCCGAACGCATTATTGTCATCGAGAAGGCACCCCGTGACGAAGTAGGCGGAAACTGCCGCTTCTCAAAGATGGGCTTTCGCACGGTTCACGAGGGCACCGATGACCTGTTCGAGATGCTTAACGCAGATCAGCAGGACGAGCTCCGCGGCAAGTTTAAGGTGCGCCCATACACGAAAGAAGACTTCGCGAGCGACCTTGACCGCGTGACCAAGGGTCTCGTGGATCCCGAGCTTGCACGCACACTCGTTGAGGACTCGCGCGACGCAATTGACTGGATGACGGAACTCGGCCACAAGTGGCTTGCATGGCAGCAGCCGGTCGATCGCGACGGTGTGCTTGAGTTCCCTCCCGGCACCGTGCTGGGCCCGGTTGGCGGTGGCCTCGGTCTCGTCGAGCAGTGGATCAAGATTGGTAACGAGCTCGGCATTGAGCTGCGCACCGATACTCGCGTCTCGAGCATTATCGGTGACTTTAACCGCGTTACCGGTGTCATCGTCGACGGCCCCGAGGGGCGTTATGAGATCGAAGCGAAGACCGTCATCCTCGCGAGTGGTGGATTCCAAGCGAGCGCCGAACGCCGCGCCCGCTACCTCCCACCAGGGTCTGACCTCATGAAGGTTCGCGGTAGCCGTCACAACACCGGTGAAGTTCTCGACATGGCGATTCAGCTTGGCGCCGATACCTCGGGTCAGTGGCAGGGTGGCCACGCATCACCGATCGACGCGAGCGCGCCGAACGTTGAGGTGAACAACAATGTGAACCGTTACGCCTACCCGTACGGCATCTCGGTAAATATCAATGGCGACCGC contains:
- a CDS encoding GntR family transcriptional regulator, whose translation is MNELDSDGGVNQSTSFERPLSKTEYVLQRLRQELVDGTIQPGTQIRQGDISARYGVSATPVREALRRLEAEGHVSYSPHRGATVNTMPEEDLYALYRFRIEVEKLLASLAVERADADAIALAKQKHADLKDAAKSGQSAERLSQLNREFHLAVMRAGAPYIADRVVRPLWKTVIPTSQSQWDRDDSVKEFLHAHDEIMLALEGGDAEKAGELMGKHVLEAYKERLARIRKD
- the tcuA gene encoding FAD-dependent tricarballylate dehydrogenase TcuA: MSEKYDVVVVGGASAGYAAAVAASHAGAERIIVIEKAPRDEVGGNCRFSKMGFRTVHEGTDDLFEMLNADQQDELRGKFKVRPYTKEDFASDLDRVTKGLVDPELARTLVEDSRDAIDWMTELGHKWLAWQQPVDRDGVLEFPPGTVLGPVGGGLGLVEQWIKIGNELGIELRTDTRVSSIIGDFNRVTGVIVDGPEGRYEIEAKTVILASGGFQASAERRARYLPPGSDLMKVRGSRHNTGEVLDMAIQLGADTSGQWQGGHASPIDASAPNVEVNNNVNRYAYPYGISVNINGDRFFDESERHRTYTYAKTGWAVARQPDGVAFQIYDQQANGMYPDAYRAATPVEADSIRELAEKIGIDPTALERTVNEYNNSVNESVPYDATVEDGRNAVGLTPPHSNWALPINQGPFRAYKVTGAITFSFGGLKTNKDGQVLNTSQKPIRGLYANGDIVGMFYHNYPSTSGMTRNVVFGGRAGAHAATEAGR
- a CDS encoding enoyl-CoA hydratase/isomerase family protein; the encoded protein is MTVHLSIEGGVAQVTLDRPDALNAIDAETRRELREAYATISSDPAIRVAIITGAGERSFCTGVDLKKTAGVPNNMAVEEFGGQSDHLLSGFPTNKPVICAINGYALGGGLEIALRADIRIASENASFGLPETRIGSIPGSAGTQLLPRVVGVPQALKLILTGDRVSADEALRIGLVQEVVPFSELQTRARELAERIAQNGPLAVAAAKKLVSQALEMPLDAGIAAERYAFGLLRDTEDRAEGRKAFGEKRTPNFTGR
- a CDS encoding CaiB/BaiF CoA transferase family protein encodes the protein MKRPLNGVRVIDFSWVGAGSYATKILADLGAEVIKIESTKKIDGIRLSPPFAGGESGVNRSGYFADRNTSKRSMLLNLKEPGAVEIALKLIEQADIVCNNFSAGVMDRLGLGYEAVANVNPRVIYLSMSMNGDSGPERNARGYGAMMSAITGFHHLSGNPGEIPTGTGTNYPDHIPNPGHAAFAMLAALRSSRLTGQGQQIDMAQTEAMLVTLGPEFLDWTVNGNDRGPLGNKDEGFVWQDVLPTSGDDNWISITAPTTAEWSSVLEVLQLDPELTPDADSTALAQAVASRSNHQLVAELQARNVPSAPVLSPAEVIVDKQLRYREHWRVLEHPEMGETLYNGQPFKFRHTEVQPTTSAPMLGQHTDEICETLLDLSPEEIAHLRDTNVLV
- a CDS encoding CaiB/BaiF CoA transferase family protein → MTTQHPNPGGALHGITVLDLGGEIANYCGRMFAQLGANVILVEPPGGSSYRAAPPLAQSTGESLRFAYDNCDKRSIEVNLGTPEGRETFTRLAKSADLLLDDRTQHDLEAQGFGYDELHTQFPNLTVTAITPFGLAGPYSNYVATDATCMAFGGMLWLGGYDDGAPVQAAGHQSFRAGSLFGAVASMAALVSENGGAGEVIDVSVQECVSLGLENAIQFYDLEGHNRRRHGGKQKQAGFGVFPCADGYVFLIAGGIGGNRFWGNFTEWMQDAGVPNAALLEEQRWWERSFVESDEGKDLFWEIFTQYSERHTKAELLEAAIKWNVPLSPVKTLAEVHESLQLLAREFFTEMRIGEALVDAPGAPYRLLGTPWQSGGHAPQVGQDSDVILSELGADATSVATAQGRGNYA